In one window of Tubulanus polymorphus chromosome 3, tnTubPoly1.2, whole genome shotgun sequence DNA:
- the LOC141902686 gene encoding caveolin-1-like, with protein MADEKVEVVNQPIPEHLMIKRDPEEINAYLSDVSYSGVIGETDDVRSIDCVWRNAFMCFSAAKKYAYLIASTICGLPLAFCWGCTFACTIFAHIWIVTPCFKFFYLNLDCTRKYISTCIHCIYDPIFESCALCFSKIRVQQQ; from the exons ATGGCAGACGAAAAAGTGGAAGTTGTTAACCAGCCTATACCGGagcatttgatgataaaacgtGATCCCGAGGAAATAAATGCCTACCTCAGTGAC GTAAGTTATTCGGGTGTTATTGGTGAGACCGATGATGTACGCAGTATCGACTGCGTCTGGAGGAATGCGTTCATGTGTTTCAGCGCGGCGAAAAAGTACGCCTATCTCATCGCGTCGACCATCTGTGGACTTCCGTTGGCTTTTTGCTGGGGATGTACGTTCGCCTGTACGATATTCGCGCACATATGGATCGTCACGCCTTGTTTCAAgtttttctatttgaatctagaTTGCACGAGGAAATACATATCGACGTGCATCCATTGCATATACGATCCAATTTTCGAGTCGTGCGCGTTGTGTTTTAGCAAAATTAGAGTGCAACAACAATGA